A region of Diceros bicornis minor isolate mBicDic1 chromosome 31, mDicBic1.mat.cur, whole genome shotgun sequence DNA encodes the following proteins:
- the LOC131395741 gene encoding olfactory receptor 8U9-like encodes MAQINCTQVSEFILVGRTDRQELNIALFVIFLSTYLFTVVGHLSLMLVIRADARLNTPMYFFLSNLAFVDFCYSSVITPKMLGNSLYKQSVISFNAHAAQLGCFLAFMRAKCLLLASMTYDRYVANCNPLLYMIVMSPRICIQLVAVPYSYSFLVALFHAILTFHLSYCHSNVVNHFYCDDTPLLRLTRSDTRSKQLWIFACAGIMFISSLLVVFVSYMYIISAILRMCSAEGRRKAFSTCGSHMLVVTIFCGTLIFMYLQPSSYHSLDTDKMASGFYTVIIPMLNPLIYSLRNKEVKDALKKAIIYRNQAFVFMKLRK; translated from the coding sequence ATGGCCCAGATAAATTGCACCCAGGTGTCAGAATTTATTCTTGTGGGCCGCACAGATCGTCAGGAGTTGAACATAGCCCTCTTTGTGATATTCTTATCCACCTACCTCTTCACAGTAGTAGGCCACCTGAGTTTAATGCTAGTCATTAGAGCAGATGCAAGACTCAACACACCGATGTACTTCTTTCTTAGCAACCTGGCTTTTGTCGATTTCTGTTACTCTTCTGTCATTACACCTAAAATGCTTGGGAATTCCTTGTACAAACAAAGTGTAATCTCCTTCAATGCACATGCTGCTCAATTAGGCTGTTTCCTGGCCTTCATGAGAGCCAAGTGTTTGCTACTGGCTTCCATGACCTATGACCGATATGTGGCCAATTGTAACCCTCTGCTCTACATGATTGTAATGTCCCCACGAATCTGCATTCAGCTTGTGGCTGTCCCCTACAGCTATAGCTTCCTGGTTGCACTATTTCATGCCATCCTCACCTTTCACCTCTCTTATTGTCACTCCAATGTCGTTAATCATTTCTATTGTGATGACACGCCTCTCCTGAGGCTAACTCGCTCAGACACTCGGTCCAAACAGCTGTGGATCTTTGCCTGTGCTGGTATCATGttcatttcttcccttctggTTGTCTTTGTCTCCTACATGTACATTATTTCTGCCATCCTGAGGATGTGTTCAGCTGAGGGCAGGCGCAAGGCTTTCTCCACGTGTGGCTCCCACATGCTGGTGGTCACCATATTCTGTGGGACtctgatttttatgtatttacaGCCAAGCTCTTACCATTCCCTTGACACAGACAAAATGGCCTCTGGCTTCTACACAGTGATCATTCCCATGTTGAACCCCTTAATCTACAGCCTTAGgaacaaggaggtgaaagatgcCTTGAAAAAAGCCATCATCTATAGAAACCAGGCTTTTGTGTTTATGAAATTAAGAAAGTGA
- the LOC131395413 gene encoding olfactory receptor 5AL1-like: protein MGIFNRAQYYRAAKEKETVLDLERGKWIVNLSRLLRACALEEFIVELFIYFTAKGNHSAVTEFILLGLTDNPKLQAILFCVFLLIYLVTALGNLGLIVLIQISPQLKTPMYFLLCHLALIDFLGTSAITPNTLVNSLREIEIMSFYACAAQVCCFITFSVWALLMLSVMAYDRYVAICKPLLYVVLMPKKLCIQMVTSSYIYGFTVGLIQAVATFHMFFCDSNVFNQLYCYDVPLIALACSDTRVKELMLLIIAGFNVFCSLIIVLISYIFIAFAILRIHSAVGRQKAFSTCASHLFSITIYYGTLSFMYLQPKSKHSLDKDKFASVFYALVIPMLNPLIYSLRNQEVKNALKKIIEKVYSSDQ from the exons ATGG GTATCTTCAATAGAGCTCAGTACTACAGAGCtgccaaagaaaaagagactgTATTGGATCTGGAAAGAGGGAAGTGGATAGTAAACTTG TCAAGATTACTCAGAGCGTGTGCTCTGGAGGAGTTTATTGTAGAATTGTTTATCTATTTCACGGCAAAAGGGAATCACTCAGCAGTCACTGAGTTCATTCTCTTGGGCCTCACAGACAATCCCAAGCTTCAAGCCATTCTCTTTTGTGTGTTTCTCCTGATTTACTTAGTTACTGCTTTGGGTAATCTTGGTTTGATTGTGCTAATACAAATCAGTCCTCAACTTAAGACCCCCATGTATTTTCTCCTCTGTCATCTGGCTCTCATTGATTTTTTGGGTACCTCTGCCATCACTCCGAACACCCTTGTTAACTCTCTACGTGAAATTGAAATTATGTCATTTTATGCATGTGCCGCTCAAGTGTGTTGCTTTATCACGTTTTCAGTTTGGGCATTATTAATGCTTTCTGTCATGGCCTATGATCggtatgtggccatctgcaagccttTACTCTATGTAGTTCTCATGCCTAAGAAACTCTGCATTCAAATGGTCACTAGCTCTTACATTTACGGATTCACTGTGGGACTCATACAAGCAGTGGCAACGTTCCACATGTTTTTCTGTGACTCTAATGTTTTCAACCAGCTCTACTGTTATGATGTTCCCTTGATTGCTCTGGCCTGTTCTGATACTCGAGTCAAAGAGTTGATGTTGTTAATCATTGCTGGGTTCAACGTTTTTTGTTCTCTTATCATTGTTCTCATATCCTATATATTCATTGCCTTTGCCATCTTAAGGATCCATTCTGCTGTAGGAAGACAGAAAGCATTTTCTACCTGTGCTTCTCACCTGTTTTCTATCACAATATATTATGGGACCCTCAGTTTTATGTACTTGCAGCCCAAATCAAAACACTCACTAGATAAAGACAAATTTGCCTCAGTATTCTATGCATTGGTGATTCCCATGCTGAACCCATTGATCTACAGCTTGAGGAATCAGGAGgtaaaaaatgctttgaaaaaaattattgaaaaagtgTATTCTAGTGATCAATAA
- the LOC131395742 gene encoding olfactory receptor 5AL1-like — protein MAKANNSEVTEFILLGLTDSPELQALLFGIFLVIYFISVMGNLGLIMLVNISPQLQTPMYFFLSHLAFVDFCYTSSVTPNTLVNFLQDIKRISLLACASQLCCFITFVVCEVYMLSGMAYDRYVAICNPLLYTTVMNRRVCIQMVVSTYLYGFSVGLLQAILTFHLSFCNSNIINHFYCDDVPLVDLACHKTHYKDIKKLILFTLTGFNTLFSLLIVLISYIFILFAILRIKSAEGRQKAFSTCACHLTSITIFYGTIIFMYMQPKTSHSLDTDKIASILYIVVIPMLNPLIYSLRNKEVKNALKRITEKVCSTVK, from the coding sequence ATGGCCAAAGCCAATAATTCAGAAGTGACTGAATTCATCCTCTTGGGACTTACAGACAGTCCAGAACTTCAAGCCCTTCTTTTTGGTATCTTTCTAGTGATCTACTTTATTAGTGTAATGGGTAATCTTGGGTTAATTATGCTAGTTAATATCAGTCCTCAGCTTCAGACACCTATGTATTTTTTCCTCAGCCACCTagcttttgttgatttttgctatACCTCCTCTGTCACCCCTAACACTCTGGTGAACTTCCTccaagacattaaaagaataagcTTACTTGCTTGTGCCAGTCAGCTGTGTTGCTTTATCACGTTTGTGGTTTGTGAAGTGTATATGCTCTCAGGCATGGCGTATGATAGGTATGTGGCCATTTGTAACCCTTTACTCTATACCACTGTCATGAACAGGAGGGTCTGTATTCAAATGGTGGTTAGTACATATTTGTATGGTTTTTCTGTGGGACTCCTACAGGCAATTCTTACATTCCACTTGTCTTTCTGTAATTCCAATATAATAAATCACTTCTACTGTGATGATGTTCCCCTGGTTGATCTGGCCTGTCATAAAACCCATTACAAAGATATCAAAAAACTGATATTATTCACACTTACTGGTTTCAAtacccttttctctcttcttattgTCCTCATCTCCTACATATTCATTCTATTTGCCATTCTGAGGATTAAGTCAGCTGAAGGCAGACAAAAGGCATTTTCTACTTGTGCCTGCCACCTGACTTCCATCACTATATTTTATGGTACAATCATTTTCATGTATATGCAGCCCAAAACAAGCCATTCGCTGGACACTGACAAAATTGCCTCTATTCTCTATATTGTGGTAATTCCTATGCTAAATCCTTTAATATACAGCCTGAGGAACAAGGAAGTCAAAAATGCTTTGAAGAGAATTACTGAAAAAGTGTGTTCTACTGTAAAATAA